From Chiloscyllium plagiosum isolate BGI_BamShark_2017 unplaced genomic scaffold, ASM401019v2 scaf_62637, whole genome shotgun sequence, the proteins below share one genomic window:
- the LOC122545863 gene encoding E3 ubiquitin-protein ligase TRIM17-like produces the protein MASAQQLLRLTEEVICPICLDFFTDPVTLDCGHNFCRSCITQSWEKKEINSCPECREVFPERNLRVNRAIANLAEEARKLKLYPKEKESKPHCEKHQRELKLFCDTDRKLICVMCVTAPEHREHRFIQIQEGVKVYKAKLKSSLDSLT, from the coding sequence ATGGCATCCGCACAGCAGCTCCTGAGACTGACCGAGGAGGTAATttgtcccatttgtctggatttctTCACCGATCCGGTTACACTGGATTGTGGGCACAACTTCTGCCGCTCCTGTATCACCCAGAGTTGGGAAAAGAAGGAGATAAACTCCTGCCCGGAATGTAGAGAGGTGTTTCCGGAAAGAAACCTCAGGGTAAATCGGGCCATAGCGAATCTGGCCGAGGAGGCTCGAAAATTAAAGCTGTATCCgaaagagaaggaaagtaaaCCTCACTGTGAGAAACATCAGAGAGAACTGAAGCTGTTTTGTGACACTGACAGGAAGTTGATCTGTGTGATGTGTGTCACTGCACCGGAACACAGAGAGCACCGCTTCATACAgattcaagaaggagttaaagtGTACAAG